The Streptomyces laurentii genome contains a region encoding:
- a CDS encoding possible protein-tyrosine phosphatase (Tyrosine phosphatase family C-terminal region; pfam13348;~Tyrosine phosphatase family; pfam13350;~identified by MetaGeneAnnotator; putative;~possible protein-tyrosine phosphatase [Streptomyces venezuelae ATCC10712]) codes for MPAIPAATVANLRDLGAVPLGGGRSVRAGLVFRSGQLDRLDPAEPVVAALGIRTVVDFRTARERAERPDHVPVGARPLVADVLADQLAASGLPPAARLKALLADPVLAEQSLGGGRARTAFARTYRAFVHSASARASYRAFLTELGDPFAGPLLFHCSAGKDRTGWAATIVLALLGADEETTMAEYLAVNPGVRTAFAPLIEGFTAQGGDPELALSLVGVLPEYLEAALEEVATRYGTMERYVRDGLGVPDEAVTVLRERLTVYAA; via the coding sequence ATGCCCGCCATTCCCGCAGCCACCGTCGCCAACCTCCGCGACCTCGGCGCCGTGCCCCTCGGCGGCGGGCGGAGTGTGCGCGCGGGTCTGGTGTTCCGTTCCGGGCAGCTCGACCGGCTCGATCCGGCCGAGCCGGTGGTGGCCGCGCTGGGCATCCGTACGGTCGTCGACTTCCGTACCGCGCGCGAACGGGCCGAGCGCCCCGACCACGTGCCGGTGGGCGCCCGGCCGCTGGTCGCGGACGTGCTCGCCGACCAGCTCGCGGCCAGCGGACTGCCGCCCGCCGCCCGGCTGAAGGCGCTGCTCGCCGATCCGGTGCTCGCCGAGCAGTCGCTGGGCGGGGGCCGGGCGCGGACGGCGTTCGCCCGGACGTACCGGGCCTTCGTGCACAGCGCGTCGGCCCGCGCCTCCTACCGGGCCTTCCTGACGGAGCTGGGCGATCCGTTCGCCGGGCCGCTGCTCTTCCACTGCTCGGCGGGCAAGGACCGGACCGGGTGGGCGGCGACGATCGTGCTCGCGCTGCTGGGCGCGGACGAGGAGACCACGATGGCCGAGTACCTGGCGGTCAATCCGGGGGTACGGACGGCGTTCGCGCCGCTCATCGAGGGGTTCACGGCCCAGGGCGGCGACCCGGAGCTGGCGCTCTCGCTGGTCGGGGTGCTGCCGGAGTACCTGGAGGCGGCGCTGGAGGAAGTGGCGACGCGGTACGGGACGATGGAGCGGTACGTACGGGACGGGCTCGGCGTCCCGGACGAGGCCGTCACCGTCCTGCGGGAACGGCTCACGGTGTACGCGGCCTGA
- a CDS encoding BHLH transcriptional factor (identified by MetaGeneAnnotator; putative;~sequence version:1), translated as MSKGYVEIGSTDELLDAFVAPADHRAVREGTARLVAEDRRREFSDTLLKLLEVSSPKGDDHEVIEWLLDRLAALREEAEALHHTLPTATPLRPSAPVLPSDPPAADLPVLRAEQAALVEESLSEARDAAEHQAPVSMSLLMRMLTAIGVDDIELTGKVQGRRVRIV; from the coding sequence GTGAGTAAGGGATACGTGGAAATCGGCTCCACGGACGAGCTGCTGGACGCCTTCGTGGCCCCCGCAGACCACCGGGCCGTACGTGAGGGAACCGCCCGCCTCGTCGCCGAAGACCGTCGCAGGGAGTTCTCGGACACCCTTCTGAAGCTCCTTGAAGTCTCCTCGCCCAAGGGGGACGACCACGAGGTGATCGAGTGGCTCCTTGATCGTCTGGCGGCCCTGCGGGAAGAAGCGGAGGCATTGCACCACACCCTTCCGACCGCGACTCCACTCCGGCCATCCGCGCCGGTTCTCCCGTCGGATCCTCCGGCCGCGGATCTGCCGGTCCTCCGAGCCGAACAGGCGGCGCTCGTGGAGGAGTCCTTGAGCGAGGCTCGGGACGCCGCGGAGCATCAGGCCCCCGTGAGCATGTCACTCCTCATGCGGATGCTGACCGCGATCGGCGTGGACGACATCGAACTCACCGGCAAGGTGCAGGGCCGCAGGGTCCGCATCGTCTGA
- a CDS encoding glutamine synthetase type II, eukaryotic (Glutamine synthetase type II, eukaryotic [Streptomyces venezuelae ATCC10712];~Glutamine synthetase, beta-Grasp domain; pfam03951;~Glutamine synthetase, catalytic domain; pfam00120;~glutamine synthetase;~identified by MetaGeneAnnotator; putative) gives MTFKAEYIWIDGTEPTAKLRSKTKIIAGAGLPLEELPLWGFDGSSTNQARGHASDLVLKPVYSCPDPIRGGSDILVLCEVLNTDMTPHDTNTRAALAEVYAKYAGQEPIFGIEQEYTFFEGTRPLGFPENGFPAPQGGYYCGVGADEIHGRPIVEAHLENCLAAGLGISGINAEVMPGQWEFQVGPLAPLEVSDQLWVARWLLYRTAEDFEVSATLDPKPVKGDWNGAGAHTNFSTKAMREGYDAIITACESLGEGSKPLDHVKNYGAGIDDRLTGLHETAPWDEYKYGVSDRGASVRIPWQVARDQKGYIEDRRPNANVDPYTVTRLMVDTCCEALEKAGQI, from the coding sequence GTGACCTTCAAGGCCGAGTACATCTGGATCGACGGCACCGAGCCGACCGCGAAGCTCCGTTCCAAGACGAAGATCATCGCGGGCGCCGGTCTGCCGCTGGAGGAGCTCCCGCTGTGGGGCTTCGACGGGTCCAGCACGAACCAGGCCCGGGGGCACGCCTCGGACCTCGTCCTGAAGCCGGTCTACTCCTGCCCGGACCCGATCCGCGGCGGAAGCGACATCCTCGTGCTGTGCGAGGTCCTCAACACGGACATGACGCCGCACGACACCAACACCCGCGCCGCCCTCGCCGAGGTCTACGCGAAGTACGCCGGCCAGGAGCCGATCTTCGGCATCGAGCAGGAGTACACGTTCTTCGAGGGCACCCGCCCGCTCGGCTTCCCCGAGAACGGCTTCCCGGCCCCGCAGGGCGGCTACTACTGCGGTGTCGGCGCGGACGAGATCCACGGCCGTCCGATCGTCGAGGCGCACCTGGAGAACTGCCTGGCCGCGGGCCTCGGCATCTCCGGCATCAACGCCGAGGTCATGCCGGGCCAGTGGGAGTTCCAGGTCGGCCCGCTGGCGCCGCTGGAGGTCTCCGACCAGCTGTGGGTGGCCCGCTGGCTGCTCTACCGCACTGCCGAGGACTTCGAGGTCTCCGCGACCCTGGACCCGAAGCCGGTGAAGGGCGACTGGAACGGCGCGGGCGCGCACACCAACTTCTCCACCAAGGCGATGCGCGAGGGCTACGACGCGATCATCACCGCCTGCGAGTCGCTGGGCGAGGGCTCGAAGCCGCTCGACCACGTCAAGAACTACGGCGCGGGCATCGACGACCGCCTCACCGGTCTGCACGAGACCGCCCCGTGGGACGAGTACAAGTACGGCGTGTCCGACCGCGGCGCCTCGGTCCGCATCCCGTGGCAGGTCGCCCGGGACCAGAAGGGCTACATCGAGGACCGCCGCCCGAACGCCAACGTCGACCCGTACACGGTGACCCGTCTGATGGTCGACACCTGCTGCGAGGCGCTGGAGAAGGCCGGCCAGATCTGA
- a CDS encoding glutamine synthetase (Glutamine synthetase, beta-Grasp domain; pfam03951;~Glutamine synthetase, catalytic domain; pfam00120;~KEGG: stp:Strop_3332 glutamine synthetase, type I; TIGRFAM: glutamine synthetase, type I; PFAM: glutamine synthetase catalytic region; glutamine synthetase beta-Grasp;~glutamine synthetase [Micromonospora aurantiaca ATCC27029];~glutamine synthetase, type I; TIGR00653;~identified by MetaGeneAnnotator; putative): MFQNADEAKKYIQDNDVKMVDIRFCDLPGVMQHFTIPATAFDPAEELAFDGSSIRGFQAIHESDMALRADLSTARLDPFRRDKTLNINFFIHDPITGEQYSRDPRNIARKAEAYLASTGIADTAFFGPEAEFYVFDSVRFETSANQGFYHIDSEAGAWNTGKEEDNRGYKVRYKGGYFPAPPVDHFADLRAEISLELEKVGLQVERQHHEVGTAGQAEINYKFNTLLAAADDLMLFKYIVKNVAWRNNKTATFMPKPIFGDNGSGMHVHMSLWAAGAPLFYDEAGYAGLSDMARHYIGGILKHAPSLLAFTNPTVNSYHRLVPGFEAPVNLVYSQRNRSAAMRIPITGSNPKAKRVEFRAPDPSSNPYLAFSALLLAGLDGVKNKIEPAEPIDKDLYELAPEEHANVAQVPTDLSSVLKALEDDNEYLQAGGVFTSDLIETWIDYKRTQEIAPIQLRPHPHEFELYFDL, from the coding sequence ATGTTCCAGAACGCCGACGAGGCCAAGAAGTACATTCAGGACAATGACGTCAAGATGGTCGACATCCGCTTCTGCGACCTTCCCGGCGTCATGCAGCACTTCACGATCCCGGCGACGGCGTTCGACCCGGCCGAGGAGCTCGCCTTCGACGGCTCGTCGATCCGCGGCTTCCAGGCCATCCACGAGTCGGACATGGCGCTGCGCGCCGACCTGTCGACGGCCCGCCTGGACCCGTTCCGCCGCGACAAGACGCTGAACATCAACTTCTTCATCCACGACCCGATCACGGGCGAGCAGTACAGCCGCGACCCGCGCAACATCGCGCGCAAGGCGGAGGCGTACCTGGCGTCCACGGGTATCGCCGACACCGCGTTCTTCGGCCCCGAGGCCGAGTTCTACGTGTTCGACTCGGTCCGCTTCGAGACGTCGGCGAACCAGGGCTTCTACCACATCGACTCCGAGGCCGGCGCCTGGAACACCGGCAAGGAGGAGGACAACCGGGGCTACAAGGTCCGCTACAAGGGCGGCTACTTCCCGGCCCCGCCGGTCGACCACTTCGCCGACCTGCGTGCGGAGATCTCCCTGGAGCTGGAGAAGGTCGGCCTCCAGGTCGAGCGCCAGCACCACGAGGTCGGCACCGCCGGCCAGGCGGAGATCAACTACAAGTTCAACACGCTGCTCGCCGCGGCCGACGACCTGATGCTCTTCAAGTACATCGTGAAGAACGTCGCCTGGCGCAACAACAAGACCGCGACCTTCATGCCGAAGCCGATCTTCGGCGACAACGGCTCGGGCATGCACGTCCACATGTCGCTGTGGGCGGCCGGCGCCCCCCTGTTCTACGACGAGGCCGGCTACGCGGGCCTGTCGGACATGGCCCGCCACTACATCGGCGGCATCCTGAAGCACGCCCCGTCGCTGCTGGCCTTCACCAACCCGACGGTGAACTCCTACCACCGCCTGGTCCCCGGCTTCGAGGCCCCGGTCAACCTGGTCTACTCGCAGCGCAACCGCTCCGCCGCCATGCGCATCCCGATCACGGGCTCGAACCCGAAGGCCAAGCGCGTCGAGTTCCGCGCGCCGGACCCGTCCTCGAACCCGTACCTCGCCTTCTCCGCCCTGCTCCTCGCGGGCCTCGACGGCGTGAAGAACAAGATCGAGCCGGCCGAGCCGATCGACAAGGACCTCTACGAGCTGGCGCCCGAGGAGCACGCGAACGTCGCCCAGGTCCCGACCGACCTCTCCTCCGTCCTGAAGGCGCTGGAGGACGACAACGAGTACCTCCAGGCCGGCGGTGTCTTCACCTCCGACCTGATCGAGACCTGGATCGACTACAAGCGCACCCAGGAAATCGCCCCGATCCAGCTCCGCCCGCACCCGCACGAGTTCGAGCTCTACTTCGACCTCTAA
- a CDS encoding hypothetical protein (identified by MetaGeneAnnotator; putative;~sequence version:1) encodes MEGIVSPTPPPYRLRIVPEVHEWLRTLRAIDRQASRWVAEALGALIERGPALGRPLVDTLSEGKKPTYPNLKELRPHSGHESAPRILFIFDPDRNAVLLVAGDKAGNWAQWYREMIPLAIERYEDYLKKAEADGE; translated from the coding sequence ATGGAGGGCATTGTGAGTCCTACACCACCGCCGTACCGCCTTCGGATCGTCCCGGAGGTCCACGAGTGGTTACGAACACTGCGCGCGATCGACCGGCAGGCATCCCGGTGGGTCGCCGAAGCCCTCGGTGCACTGATCGAGCGAGGACCCGCACTCGGACGCCCGTTGGTGGACACTCTGAGTGAAGGGAAGAAACCCACATACCCGAACCTGAAGGAGCTGCGCCCGCACTCAGGGCACGAAAGCGCGCCGCGAATCTTGTTCATCTTCGATCCCGACCGTAACGCGGTCCTGCTGGTGGCTGGCGACAAGGCGGGGAACTGGGCACAGTGGTACAGGGAGATGATCCCCTTGGCGATCGAACGATACGAGGACTACCTGAAGAAGGCGGAGGCGGACGGTGAGTAA
- a CDS encoding flavodoxin reductase family 1 (Flavodoxin reductases (ferredoxin-NADPH reductases) family 1 [Energyproduction and conversion]; COG1018;~Flavodoxin reductases (ferredoxin-NADPH reductases) family 1; Vanillate O-demethylase oxidoreductase [Streptomyces venezuelae ATCC10712];~Phthalate dioxygenase reductase (PDR) is an FMN-dependent reductase that mediates electron transfer from NADH to FMN to an iron sulfur cluster. PDR has an an N-terminal ferrredoxin reductase (FNR)-like NAD(H) binding domain and a C-terminal iron-sulfur; cd06185;~identified by MetaGeneAnnotator; putative) translates to MALPLPRLRTVVLVAGAALLAKRALHRRITDSPLWPLPALDAPVSGYGRQATVTRRVRVAARAEPAEGVAQLRLEGAGLPAWQPGAHIDLVLPSGPYGSTRCAATRPTAPRTRSPPG, encoded by the coding sequence ATGGCGCTCCCGCTCCCCCGCCTGCGTACCGTCGTCCTCGTCGCGGGTGCCGCGCTGCTCGCCAAGCGGGCGCTGCACCGACGGATCACCGACTCGCCGCTGTGGCCGCTGCCCGCGCTCGACGCACCCGTCTCGGGGTACGGGCGCCAGGCCACCGTCACCCGGCGGGTCCGGGTCGCCGCGCGCGCCGAGCCCGCCGAGGGCGTGGCCCAACTCCGCCTGGAGGGAGCCGGTCTGCCCGCCTGGCAGCCGGGCGCCCACATCGACCTGGTGCTGCCCTCGGGGCCGTACGGCAGTACTCGCTGTGCGGCGACCCGGCCGACCGCGCCGCGTACACGATCGCCACCCGGCTGA
- a CDS encoding metal-dependent hydrolase (Predicted metal-dependent hydrolase [General function prediction only];~Predicted metal-dependent hydrolase; pfam10118;~identified by MetaGeneAnnotator; putative;~metal-dependent hydrolase [Streptomyces sp. C]): MASEHIELKARKVSFDWEETPLHWVPGDPFTTHTINVLHLLLPAGERWFVHVYKQVLPYITDERLRADVIGFIGQEAVHSQAHDDVLPHLKRLGLDPTPYTAQVDWFFEKLLGDRTLPPGRPRRWWLMERVALIAAIEHYTAFLGNWVLNADELDRVGADPVMLDLLRWHGAEEVEHRSVAYELFLHLDGGYRRRARTWAAAFSALVFMWQRGVRFFMENDPTLLDAKPSVGQFVRKGREGVLPSTPDMLRSIPRYLSRSYHPSMEGSTVQAAAYLAASPGANGGRH; the protein is encoded by the coding sequence GTGGCGTCCGAGCACATCGAGCTCAAGGCCCGCAAGGTCTCCTTCGACTGGGAGGAGACCCCGCTCCACTGGGTCCCCGGCGACCCGTTCACCACGCACACGATCAACGTGCTGCACCTGCTGCTTCCGGCCGGCGAGCGCTGGTTCGTGCACGTCTACAAGCAGGTGCTGCCGTACATCACCGACGAGCGGCTGCGCGCGGACGTCATCGGCTTCATCGGTCAGGAGGCCGTCCACTCCCAGGCCCACGACGACGTCCTGCCCCACCTCAAGCGGCTGGGGCTCGACCCCACCCCGTACACCGCGCAGGTCGACTGGTTCTTCGAGAAGCTGCTCGGCGACCGGACCCTGCCGCCCGGCCGGCCGCGCCGCTGGTGGCTGATGGAGCGGGTCGCGCTGATCGCCGCCATCGAGCACTACACCGCCTTCCTCGGCAACTGGGTGCTCAACGCCGACGAACTCGACCGGGTCGGCGCCGACCCCGTCATGCTCGACCTGCTGCGCTGGCACGGCGCCGAGGAGGTCGAGCACCGCTCGGTCGCCTACGAACTCTTCCTGCACCTCGACGGCGGCTACCGGCGGCGCGCCCGCACCTGGGCCGCGGCGTTCTCCGCGCTCGTCTTCATGTGGCAGCGCGGGGTGCGGTTCTTCATGGAGAACGACCCGACACTCCTCGACGCCAAGCCGAGCGTCGGGCAGTTCGTCCGCAAGGGCCGCGAGGGCGTGCTGCCGTCGACACCGGACATGCTGCGCTCCATCCCCCGCTATCTGAGCCGGAGTTACCACCCCTCCATGGAGGGGTCCACCGTCCAGGCCGCCGCCTACCTCGCCGCCTCCCCCGGCGCGAACGGAGGCCGGCACTGA
- a CDS encoding oxidoreductase (Oxidoreductase family, NAD-binding Rossmann fold; pfam01408;~Predicted dehydrogenases and related proteins [General function prediction only]; COG0673;~identified by MetaGeneAnnotator; putative;~oxidoreductase [Streptomyces venezuelae ATCC10712]) yields MTNLPGPKPRIGLLGTGPWAGRTHAPALAAHPGVEFAGVWGRRPEAAAALAAAHGTTAYEDVDALFAACDAVAFALPPDVQAPLAARAAAAGCHVLLDKPVATDAAPARKTADAVTAAGVASVVFCTLRFAEPTARWIEEQTAAGGWFLGEAHWLGALFSPEADSPYAASPWRREKGGLWDVGPHVLSVYLPILGDVTSVTCAAGRADTRHLVLRHASGASTTMTLTLSAPPAASEAALSLYGEGGRVTMPDWNGALDAFGNAVDALLESIRTGRPHPCDIRFGARLTEILAEAESQAEAAGQPEA; encoded by the coding sequence ATGACGAACCTCCCGGGCCCCAAGCCCCGCATCGGTCTCCTCGGCACCGGCCCCTGGGCCGGGCGCACCCACGCGCCCGCGCTCGCCGCGCATCCGGGCGTGGAGTTCGCCGGGGTGTGGGGCAGGCGCCCCGAGGCCGCCGCGGCGCTGGCGGCGGCGCACGGCACCACGGCGTACGAGGACGTGGACGCCCTCTTCGCGGCCTGCGACGCCGTCGCGTTCGCCCTGCCGCCGGACGTCCAGGCCCCGCTCGCGGCGCGCGCGGCGGCCGCGGGCTGCCATGTGCTGCTCGACAAGCCGGTGGCAACCGACGCGGCGCCGGCCCGGAAGACCGCGGACGCGGTGACGGCGGCCGGGGTCGCGTCCGTGGTGTTCTGCACCCTGCGCTTCGCGGAGCCGACCGCCCGCTGGATCGAGGAGCAGACGGCGGCCGGCGGCTGGTTCCTGGGCGAGGCGCACTGGCTGGGCGCGCTCTTCTCCCCCGAGGCGGACAGCCCGTACGCGGCCTCGCCCTGGCGGCGCGAGAAGGGCGGCCTGTGGGACGTCGGCCCGCACGTCCTCTCCGTCTACCTGCCGATCCTCGGCGACGTCACCTCCGTCACCTGCGCCGCCGGCCGGGCGGACACCCGCCATCTGGTGCTGCGCCACGCCTCGGGCGCGAGCACCACCATGACCCTCACCCTCAGCGCCCCGCCGGCCGCCTCCGAGGCCGCGCTGTCCCTGTACGGCGAGGGGGGCCGGGTGACCATGCCGGACTGGAACGGCGCCCTCGACGCGTTCGGGAACGCGGTGGACGCCCTCCTGGAATCGATACGGACGGGCCGCCCGCACCCCTGCGACATCCGCTTCGGCGCCCGGCTCACCGAGATCCTCGCCGAAGCGGAAAGCCAGGCCGAGGCCGCCGGGCAGCCGGAAGCGTAG
- a CDS encoding arsenate reductase (ArsC family; pfam03960;~Arsenate Reductase (ArsC) family, ArsC subfamily; arsenic reductases similarto that encoded by arsC on the R733 plasmid of Escherichia coli. E. coli ArsC catalyzes the reduction of arsenate [As(V)] to arsenite [As(III)], the first step in the...; cd03034;~arsenate reductase [Amycolatopsis mediterranei U32];~catalytic residues [active];~identified by MetaGeneAnnotator; putative), producing MEIWINPACSKCRSALTLLDAEGADYTVRRYLEDVPSPDEIREVLERLGLEPWDITRTQEAEAKELGVKDWPKDAANRDRWVEALAARPKLIQRPLITAEDGTAVVGRSEEAVRDALSR from the coding sequence ATGGAGATCTGGATCAATCCCGCCTGTTCCAAGTGCCGCAGCGCGCTGACCCTGCTGGACGCCGAGGGTGCCGACTACACCGTGCGCCGCTACCTGGAGGACGTGCCGTCGCCGGACGAGATCCGGGAGGTGCTGGAGCGGCTCGGCCTGGAGCCGTGGGACATCACGCGGACGCAGGAGGCCGAGGCCAAGGAGCTGGGGGTCAAGGACTGGCCCAAGGACGCGGCGAACCGGGACCGGTGGGTGGAGGCGCTGGCGGCGCGTCCGAAGCTGATCCAGCGGCCCCTCATCACCGCCGAGGACGGCACGGCCGTCGTGGGCCGGTCCGAGGAAGCCGTGCGGGACGCGCTGTCCCGCTGA
- a CDS encoding hypothetical protein (Hypothetical protein XNR_4662 [Streptomyces albus J1074];~identified by MetaGeneAnnotator; putative) — MAVATIRTPSIEPWKPLQKQPLPAGRPREWYVTHNRRLKAMRLAIALLDAGVYLPSRATNARIRTTAAQLGIHPPSDTTCHMVRALIRYSR, encoded by the coding sequence ATGGCTGTCGCCACGATCCGGACACCGTCCATCGAACCTTGGAAGCCCCTCCAGAAGCAGCCGCTCCCCGCGGGCCGCCCGCGGGAGTGGTACGTCACCCACAACCGCCGACTGAAGGCCATGCGCCTCGCGATAGCCCTGCTGGACGCGGGTGTCTACCTCCCGTCCCGGGCCACCAACGCGCGCATCCGCACCACCGCGGCCCAACTCGGCATCCACCCGCCCTCCGACACCACCTGCCACATGGTCCGCGCCCTGATCCGCTACAGCCGCTGA
- a CDS encoding regulatory protein (DNA binding site [nucleotide binding];~Effector domain of response regulator. Bacteria and certain eukaryotes like protozoa and higher plants use two-component signal transduction systems to detect and respond to changes in the environment. The system consists of a sensor histidine kinase and...; cd00383;~Response regulators consisting of a CheY-like receiver domain and a winged-helix DNA-binding domain [Signal transduction mechanisms / Transcription]; COG0745;~identified by MetaGeneAnnotator; putative;~regulatory protein [Streptomyces cattleya NRRL 8057 = DSM46488]), with protein MAHTRAVAPPHSLLRPRLRAVAPAQSPLQAPAPIPVQTPVSTPAAPPADLRDRLAEVAEYLPPGATLLPAPQHTLPALPGRPPMVGYLVLLPAGPETAAAPPTAEEGPVTVDGERRVARVDGRPLDLTYLEFELLAHLVAHPHRVHSRDQLVRTVWGYGHVGDGRTVDVHVARLRRKLGAEHRHTIQTVRRVGYKYLP; from the coding sequence ATGGCCCACACCCGTGCCGTCGCCCCGCCCCACTCACTTCTCCGCCCCCGCCTGCGCGCCGTCGCCCCCGCTCAGAGCCCCCTTCAGGCCCCCGCCCCGATCCCGGTCCAGACCCCGGTCAGTACCCCGGCCGCCCCGCCCGCCGATCTCCGGGACCGGCTCGCGGAGGTCGCCGAGTACCTGCCGCCGGGCGCCACGCTGCTGCCCGCGCCGCAGCACACCCTGCCGGCGCTGCCCGGTCGCCCGCCGATGGTCGGGTACCTGGTGCTGCTGCCCGCCGGGCCTGAGACGGCGGCCGCCCCGCCCACCGCCGAGGAGGGCCCGGTGACCGTCGACGGCGAGCGGCGCGTCGCCCGTGTCGACGGGCGGCCGCTCGACCTCACGTATCTGGAGTTCGAACTGCTCGCCCACCTGGTCGCCCATCCGCACCGGGTGCACTCCCGGGACCAGCTGGTGCGGACGGTGTGGGGGTACGGGCACGTGGGCGACGGCCGGACCGTCGACGTGCACGTGGCGCGGCTGCGCCGCAAGCTCGGCGCCGAGCACCGGCACACGATCCAGACCGTGCGGCGGGTCGGCTACAAGTACCTGCCCTGA